In Gottschalkia purinilytica, the sequence TAGCTATGATGAAAATAAGGCATCTTTTAGGACATGGCTATATAAAATATCAACCTATCGAGTTGTCGACTACTATCGTTCAAAGTATTACAAATATAGTAGTAATATAGTATCAATTGACGATTATGACATATACGATAATGAGGATATAGAAATTACAATGGAATATAAGCAAGATATCGAAAAAATTATTAATATAGTAAATCGATTAGATGCTTCAACACAACAAATATTTAGACTAAAGTTTTTTGCAGAATATACTTTTTTAGAAATATCAAATATACTGCAGATATCTGAATCTACAGTTAAGACAAAATATTATTCAATGCTTAAGAAGATTAGAAAAAATTTTGAGGAGGAACAAAATGAGCAAAGATAAGTTTTCTATAGATATGCCTGATGAAACTATAATAGAAGCTCAAATAGATACTATTGTGAAAAAGGGTCTTAATCCAAAGAATTCATTTTATTCAGATTTAAAGAGTATGTATAAGCAAATAGGATTCAAATATTTATTTCATGACATGTTAGAGATTACTTTTACTGTTCTGATAATATTTTCTATGTTGCTTGTTCCAGTTATTATAAGCAGTGAAATACATGACAAAGTAAATAGCCGATATATATATGCTTTTATATTTACAGTTTCTCCTATTATGTATTTAGTTATATCATTATTATCATTTGTTAATACAAAGCAAAAGGGAACTTATGAAATAGAAATGACATGTAAGTATAATATATATCAATTAGCGACTTTACGAATGCTTGTATTCAGCGTTTTGTGCATTTTATTTAATAGCATATTTGTATATACCATTAATGTTATATACGAACAAATAGACTTTTTAAGAGCATTTATAGTTTCATCCACATCATTGTTTCTATTTTCTACAATTTTTCTATATATGATAATTATTACTCGTTCAAAACTAATAAAGTACATTGTAATAACATCGTGGATAGTACTAAATTCATTATTAGTAGTATTTAATATAGATTTTTATATTTATCTACTTATAAAAATACCTATATATGTTCATTTGGTTGTAACGGCCATTTGTATATATGTTTATATAAATAAACTTAAAAAGCTTATTACTTTTAGAAGTGTACAAGGAGTGATTTAGAATGTTAACAGTAAATAATGTTAGTAAGAATTATGGAAATTTTTGTGCTCTCAAAAATATTGATCTTGAATTTACGAATGGGGTATATGGTCTTTTGGCACCAAATGGAGCTGGAAAGACTACCCTTATTAAAATGCTTACTACACTACTTTTTCCAAGTGAAGGTGAGATACTTTATAATGGAACAGATATTATTAAAATGGATCAAGAGTATAGGGATATATTAGGTTATTTGCCACAAGAGTTCGGATATTATAAAAACTATAGTCCAAAACAATATCTTCTTTATTTATCAGCATTAAAAGGGATAGATAATAGGATTGCTAGGAATAGAGTGGACGAGCTTTTAAAGCTAGTAGCTCTTGAAAATGTAGGAAATAAAAAAATGAAAAAGTTTTCTGGAGGAATGATTCAGCGTGTAGGAATAGCTCAAGCAATGCTTAATGATCCTAAAGTTCTTATATTAGATGAACCTACTGCTGGACTAGATCCAAAGGAAAGAGTGCGATTTAGAAATTTACTTACAGAGCTATCTAGAGAAAGAATAGTTATTCTTTCTACTCATATAGTATCTGATGTTGAATCAATAGCTAATGAAATTATTATGATAAAAGACAGTGAAATTCTTTATAAAGATAGTATAGAAAACATATGTAAAATACTTGATGAAATTGTTTATGAAACAGAAATAGAATTTGATGATACTTCAGTATTTAGAAAACAGTATCTTTCATTATCAGAAAAACAAGAGGAAGGAAAAATGAGAATAAGATTTATATGTGAGGAGGAACCACATAGCTCTTGGAAAGCTGTTAAACCAAGTCTAGAGGATGTATTTCTTTATGTCTATAATGATGAAATCTTAGAAAAGGAGTAAGTACTTGTGAATATAAGAAAATATGAATTTAAGAAAGCTATGACTTCACCAGTGATAATAGGGCTAATGTTGGTATTTATATTTTTTAATGTTTTTATTATATTTGAAAATAGATATTTTAGTGATGAACTAAAAGTTTTAAACAAAGTTGTAGATAAGTTCGGCTATAAAATAAATAATGAAATGACAACTAATTTAAAGAAATACTACACAGATGGACTAAATAAGATGAATCAAATCACCAATCAGAAAGTATCAAAGACATACGAAAATGTATCATCTTTTTTTGAAGAAGGTATGACAGAATCTCAGTATGGTCATAAAGAGGATATTTATAGCCAAGAAGATATGAGATTTATACAGGAACTAAATATTGTTGAGTCTTATTATTATATGATTAATGACATTGATAATAGTTATGCACAGATTGATTTAATGAAAAAGGCTGAAGATGAAATAGAAAAGTATAACCTTAGTGGTGAAGCCGCTAATACAGTAAGAAATGAATATAAAAAATTTACAAAAAGATTTGATGAATTAGTTAAAAATGAAGAGCATAAGAATCTATTTTTTATGGGACCTATATATAGAATGCATTCACTACTGTTTAAAACTTTATTTAAAAGTTTTATCTTTGAGATAATAATATTAGGAGTAATTATTACTTCATATTTAACAAACTATGAGTTTGATAATAATACACACCTTCTAACATACTCAACAAAAAGAGGGAGAAGTCTAATCAAGGACAAGCTGTATATGTCTATGTTTGTAAATATAATAGTAGCTACGATTATTATAGTCACTGGACTAATGGCATATTTTATTATGTTTGATTATTCAGGGCTTTGGAATGTTCCTATAAGTAGCTATTTTAATATTGAATTTAAATTTCCATATATGTCATGGTGGAATATGTCATTTATTCAATATTTATTTTGCGGTATAGGTCTTATCTATATCTGTACCTTAATTTTTACTGGTATTACTTTTGTTATATCAAAGTTTATAAAGAATAGCTATATTGCGTTTTTTATATTCTTTATAGTATTTGGTACGTTATTATCTATACCGAGTATGCTTGCAACTGATAGTAATACTATTTTTATGGGTTCATTTACGCCATTTATTCTTATTATAAATTCTTCACAGTGGTTTATGGAAAGTGGAGCTTTTAGTACTTTTAAATACTATGAGGCTATTACGGTAGGAACATGGTCAGTATCACTTATAATTTTAAGTAGTTTATGTATCAAAAGATTTAAAAAACAAGATATATATTAGGGAGGGATCTGATTGAGGATAGTTTTAAATGAAATGAAGAAAATATTTAGCTTGAAAATGATATCTTTACTTATAATTATCAGCTTAATAATATACTATTTATTTATTAGTTTTTACATTCAATATTTTCCTAATGGTAGGCCTGAATTAGATATTTACAATGTATCGGTAGAAATGATTGAGAATTATGGGGAATACATGGATGAAGATGAATTTAAAGATTTTAAAGTTAAGTATAATGAAAAAGTGAAAGAAGCAGACAAATATATTAAATCAAATGAAAGATTTAAAAAGGCAGGTATAACAACATATAAAGAATTTGAATACACAGATACAATGAATGATAAAACTTCAACAAAACTTCAAGAATTACATGACTATATCCTATTTGAACAAAAAGTAGATTTATTTTGGGAGATACCTGAAAGAGAAGATATAATAAAATCCTACGAAGAAAAAGAAGAAAATATGTTAAAAAAATATGAACCGATGGATGAAAAGCAAGAAATAAGAGTTAAAGAGTTATTAAAAAAAGGTAGTGATGAATCGATTTTACCAAGCTTAGTATTTGGAAACTATAATAACTTAATAAAAAATGTATGTATGCTTATATTAATTAGTATAATGTTTATAATATCTTTAATATATATAAAGGATAGAAAAAATAAAGTAAATTATCTTCAATATACATCTAAAATAGGAAGAAAGATATTTAAAAATAAGATAATAGCAGGATTATTGTCTTCTTTTATAATAACAACATTACAACTTATAGTTTTCTTTGTTGTGTATTCATTTAATAACGTGTCAATGTTTTTTAACTCTGATATAAATTCAGTCTTTAATAGCAATATCTCATGGTATGATATTACATTTATACAATATATAATTATTACAATAGTAGCAGTATATATATTGTCATTCATTTTTGCTTTAATGTCTATGTTCGTTTCAAGTATAGCTAATAATTATATAGCTTTAGTAGGAATACAGTTACCAATAGCTTTGGTTACTTTTAAGTTATTTTTAAGACGACTTATAGTTTTAATAGTAGATATTGAAGTTTCACAAATATTATTACCATTATGTTATGTGGCTTTAATTTTTACTTTTGTGACAATAATGATAATAAGATGGAGAAGAGAAAAAACGTTAGACGTTGTTAATTAATAAAAAACTTAATATATGCTTTTATAATTATAAATAGACACTATAAATATTAATGATCATTAATATTTATAGTGTTTTTGCTATATTTAAATGTACTTGATAAATATAATTAAAAATTATATGAAAAATAAAAAAGGGGAAGCGAAACTTTATTAAATTTGATAACGTAATTTACAGAGTATAAGTGTGTAATATTATTATGTATTTAAGACTACTCTAGTACATGCCATGAATAATAAAGTTTTATTGTACTAAACTTCATTATTTGATATTATTTACTATGTTAAAGGTTAGAATAATTATGAGACTATAGAGTCTCAACTGTGAATTTATAGCTGGAGATGTTATGAAAAAAGTCGAAGAATTAAAAGAAAAGCCAGATATTATAATATTAGACCCACCAAGAGATGGTATACATCCAAAAGCTATTCATAAAATAATAGACTTTAACCCAGAACAGTTTATATATGTATCATGTAAACCAACGTCTTTAGCTAGGGATTTACCTATATTTGTAGAGAGAGGGTATAAAGTGGAGAAGGTTAAGTGTGTGGATATGTTTCCTATGACTCCCCATGTTGAGTGCGTGACATTGATGTCAAGGGTGGAGAAATAGGACTACTCAAAACACTGATAAATAAAGGGTTTTCTAGGTTGAAAGATTTTCTGCCTAATGTCTGGCAGTGCCTTTTAATCTTGAAAATCCTTATTTTTGTTTATGAGGAAATAGGTCAACTGTGAAAAATGTGTGTAGGGTTGAGTTGACAAGTTAGATAAATTCATAGGGTTGTGTAGACAGGATAGATGTAAGTTTTTTAATATTTAGGCTGTTAATCTCCTGTATATTATTATAAGAAATAGATATGTACTACCTTATAAGAAACAAATTATAGGATGCAGTAAGTTACTTATGGAAATCAAGCCTTGTAATAAGTACATTTCATTGTTATAATATGTAATTAAGATAAGAGAGTGAGGAGAAGAGATGCCTGATAATGTTGTTGAAGCATTACGAGAAGCTTCTATAAATAAATTGTTTTCAGCTAATGTATTTGATAATAGCTTTTCAACATGGACTCCAGTTATAAATAGCCTTATACCAGCTAGAACATCAAGGCAAGTATTAGATTTGGGCGATCATTTATCTGATATTTTTAGGACTACTAGGACTGGTGGTAGGGGGCAAGGAGAAGTATCTGGTGGTGGAGCGGCATGGGAATCGCTAGTCTGTTGGTATTTGAACTTGTGTTTGATAGGGCGAAGAACTGTAGTAATTAAGCACAATCGAGAATTGATTCCACAACCTGTAAGCGATGCAATAACAGTAAATTATCATAATTTTGTTTCCAATACTGAATCAGACTTGATTGCAATTACATTTCCTGACAGACCAGAATATTCAATAAATAAAGATACTATCAATATATTTGATGAGAATGGTGCATCCGTGTCTTTACGGATAGGAAGAAACAATCGCTATAACTTATTAGCTGTTTTAAATGCTCTGTGTCATAGGGACTTTACCGATCTTGAGATACATATAATCCAATGTAAAACAAATTGGAATGATAATGCACAGATTCCAATGCTTTGGGATATGATATATTCTGCAACTAATTTCCGTACAAATGTTACCGTTGGAAGAAACGGATATGCTATAGCTGATGTTGCTAGATTTACATATTCATTTGTAACCGTACCAACTAGTAGAATGAGTGGTATAAATGCGAATTCAACGTGTGTCAAGAGAGTAACGAATATGACTGGAGGCAATTATTGGGGCAGACCAACAGTGAATAACGTTGCAAATTCAATAAAAGAAATGTTACAACGTAATCTTTCTACTGGTCACAGCCGAAACCATTTAACTACGTTAAATGGTGAACTTCCAAATCTTAATACAGATTATTCTTATTTTAGATTATAAAAAGAGGGTGGTACAAAGACTACCCTCTTTTTATTTAATTATTTAATGTTTTTTAATATCTCCAATGCTATTGCGTGTGCCATAAGTGGTGGCACTGCGTTTCCCACTTGAGTATACTGTGGGGTTTCAAGTTTTCTGCGATCTCCTCCAGTAGTACGCTTACCTTGAAAAACAAAGCTGTCGTCAAAGGACTGTAAACGTGCCATTTCACGGACCGTTAAAGAACGATTAGCACCATAATGTGTAAAATCGTCCCCGATTGTAAGAATTGTAGTACTTGGTTTATCTGGATCTAAACAGGAGTAGTTGCGTTTATTAGTTCCAGTTAACAGTTTGTTGTGGGGCTCTTTTTCCTTGGCTAAAGAAAAACTACCATATTTTCGGATGAGAGCATATCGTTTTTGTACGTCTGAATTATGTCTGGATGTTTCGTGGTTAGCCAACTGTATGGTTTCTAATTCTGAGTTAGAGATTTCTTCTGCAGAATTTGCCGAAGTATAAACTGGCGCAGGAACCGGAAACCGCTTAGGATTAAGACGACCTTGTCGGCTCCATTCAGCATATGATTTCATCTCAGCATAACGACCAGTTCCTTTTGCATCTTTATTTCCCAGAATTGTTCTTTTAGTACTCCCTGCTTTTGTTTTACAGAATTTTTTATAAAATATATCATCGTATTCTGTTGCTTTGCAACCAATACCAATATAATTTAGATCGCCGATAGCTTCTTCAACAGTTACTTTTTCATTTTCTGTAACTGTTGCAGGTATTGAGGAAATAACTGGTTGGTCATTGCGACAACCTATGAAAACAACACGTTGTCTATTTTGTGGCACACCGTAATCAGAAGCATTCAACACAATTGGCTCATTAATACGATAAAGTTGAATCTGCTCAACTAAATCATTGAGCTCATTTATGTATGATGCATCTGCCTTTGAACTAGCAAGTTTGGAAATCCTATAAACAGTAGCAATAGTATCCTCACATAATATTTCTACTGCGAGCCTTGTATCTTCAAGCACCTTCAAGGTATTGTTATCAGATGCACGAGTTGAAAGTGAGTCAATAGCATCGTTGAAAATTCTGGTTATTTCTTCAAGTTCGAGATAATCAGTCATGGTATCAAATCTTTCTTTGTAGATGCTACGATTGAGGTGGCACTCGTTTATGCATACCTTTAGTTTGCGGGAGATGGCTTCTAATCCACGATGTGATTTTATCAAATTAAGTGCCTGTCTCACAACGTTCCTATCATCTTCGCTAATTACTTTGTTATTTCGGAATGCACTAACAAATCTGTCAGCAATTTTATCAATAAAAACGCTTAAGGGCTTATTCTCTATATTATTCTTCTCCGCAAGAATGGACTGTAGTAAAAAATCTTGCTCGGATTCGGAAAAATAATCGACACTAATTTTTTTAAGTATAGAAAGATAATCAGCCCTTCTACTATTTATAGCTTCTTGGTGTTGCAATATTATACTTAATTTTTCAAGAGCATATTGCAGTTCAATGGAGCTATCTTCATTGAGGCTTTTTTCAAGTTCTGATTCTGAAACAAAACCATATAGAGTTTGTAAATGATCATAGTCAACAATGTTCCTAATTTCACTTAAAATACGGTCTTTTATCTTTCCCTTGTCCTTTGTTAGGATTCCAGCCACATTTTCCATTACAAAATACTTGGGCTTGATTACTTCAATTACTCGCAGGTAATAAGCGAATAAATCATCTTTTTTATCGTTTTTCCGACGTTCACCTGCTAAGCTAAAGGACTGACAAGGAGGTCCACCTACTAATACATCAACTCTAACATCCCCATATTTCTTTTCAATAGTGGCGCAGAGTGTTTCTATATAGTCAGGATCAGTTATATCTTTTGTTAAAAATTCTGTGGAAAGCCCAAGTTGTTTATTATAACGTATTCTATGAGTTACTTCGCAAGTTGGGTTTATATCACTTGCTAATAAAAAATCGTAGTATTGGCCATTATATTCAGCCTGCAAAAAGCCTTCGCTAAAGCCCCCTGCACCGGCAAATAAATCTATAAAGGTTGGCAAACAACCACACCTCCTTATTCGTTTTAAGTTTTATGATATGTTGTATCTAAGGTAACAGCAGTAATTATAGCATGGTAGAGGCTAAAAGTCCAGGCGTTTATTCAATTTTTTTCGACTTCTTAATCCACTACTTACGGCTTAACCGTTCCATCCTTTATGTGAAAGCTGATGTTTCTTTCTCTACAGAATTTAATTACAATTTCAGCTTGTTCATTATAAAACTCTTTGTGCTTCTTAAAAGCAGTAATTTCTTTACTATAGTTTGTTCTACCAAATATTATTTTATCGGTAAAACTTATTGCTTCAAGAATATCATCTAGATTTTGTTCTATTATATTTGGAGTAGGATACGGCTCAATGCTTACCCATGTTTTAAATCCAGCATCGTGTAATGCTCGTAATGAAGATAATCGTTGCTTGTAAGGAGCCGCACCAGGCTCTATTCTTTTCCTATAATCCTCGTTAAGTGAAACCAGCGTTATACCATATTCGTTGTCTTTGGAATATTCCTTAAGTTCAATTGGTAATAAACCTTTAGTAAGGATAGAACACTTAATGCCAGCATCATTGAGTTTTCGTATAACCGCAAGACTCAATGCTTTTATTTCATCATATCCGTACATAAAGGGATCTGTAGTAAAACAAAGATGTAGAGTTGTTATTTTATCCTTGAATTTGGGTATTTCCATATCAAGTAATTCTAAGGTGTTTTCTACAATTGCTGGTTTTATCCAGTCTTCATAAGTTTTGATTTTACCGAATCGCTTTTTCATCATATAGGCATAACAAGGATATTTACATCCATGAGAGCAACCTTGAATATGATTAATTGTATAATCGCCATACTCTACATTTGTTTTATAAATTAACGATTTTCTTTGTATGAAATTATTGACCTTTTTCATTGTAGCCACCTTATTTTTATTGTTTTCCCTTTTCCTTCATCCATAAAGGAGGAGGGTTTACCCCTTTTTGTTGTTGCAGGATTGCGAACAACCTCAATACGGTTTTCCTTTTCTAATCTTTTAATTATTCCTTTCACTATGCTTGTTGAGCAAATAGCACCATGTTTGATAAAAAACGCAGCAAGAGCCTCGTATAGAGATATATAGTTTTTATATTGTGAAAAATGCTCTATAGTCTTTTTTTCAATATCTTCATCATCAACAATTTGGTTCTCACAATTTTCTTCCCACAAGGTAAGCTGACCACAGGTTTGAATTTCTTGCAAC encodes:
- a CDS encoding RNA polymerase sigma factor, producing MDREKRLIKKIKLKSSQAAANELISKYYKEIYAYVYKQTIDKELSMDLTQEIFISMLKSINSYDENKASFRTWLYKISTYRVVDYYRSKYYKYSSNIVSIDDYDIYDNEDIEITMEYKQDIEKIINIVNRLDASTQQIFRLKFFAEYTFLEISNILQISESTVKTKYYSMLKKIRKNFEEEQNEQR
- a CDS encoding ABC transporter ATP-binding protein, giving the protein MLTVNNVSKNYGNFCALKNIDLEFTNGVYGLLAPNGAGKTTLIKMLTTLLFPSEGEILYNGTDIIKMDQEYRDILGYLPQEFGYYKNYSPKQYLLYLSALKGIDNRIARNRVDELLKLVALENVGNKKMKKFSGGMIQRVGIAQAMLNDPKVLILDEPTAGLDPKERVRFRNLLTELSRERIVILSTHIVSDVESIANEIIMIKDSEILYKDSIENICKILDEIVYETEIEFDDTSVFRKQYLSLSEKQEEGKMRIRFICEEEPHSSWKAVKPSLEDVFLYVYNDEILEKE
- a CDS encoding ABC transporter permease subunit yields the protein MNIRKYEFKKAMTSPVIIGLMLVFIFFNVFIIFENRYFSDELKVLNKVVDKFGYKINNEMTTNLKKYYTDGLNKMNQITNQKVSKTYENVSSFFEEGMTESQYGHKEDIYSQEDMRFIQELNIVESYYYMINDIDNSYAQIDLMKKAEDEIEKYNLSGEAANTVRNEYKKFTKRFDELVKNEEHKNLFFMGPIYRMHSLLFKTLFKSFIFEIIILGVIITSYLTNYEFDNNTHLLTYSTKRGRSLIKDKLYMSMFVNIIVATIIIVTGLMAYFIMFDYSGLWNVPISSYFNIEFKFPYMSWWNMSFIQYLFCGIGLIYICTLIFTGITFVISKFIKNSYIAFFIFFIVFGTLLSIPSMLATDSNTIFMGSFTPFILIINSSQWFMESGAFSTFKYYEAITVGTWSVSLIILSSLCIKRFKKQDIY
- a CDS encoding ABC transporter permease yields the protein MRIVLNEMKKIFSLKMISLLIIISLIIYYLFISFYIQYFPNGRPELDIYNVSVEMIENYGEYMDEDEFKDFKVKYNEKVKEADKYIKSNERFKKAGITTYKEFEYTDTMNDKTSTKLQELHDYILFEQKVDLFWEIPEREDIIKSYEEKEENMLKKYEPMDEKQEIRVKELLKKGSDESILPSLVFGNYNNLIKNVCMLILISIMFIISLIYIKDRKNKVNYLQYTSKIGRKIFKNKIIAGLLSSFIITTLQLIVFFVVYSFNNVSMFFNSDINSVFNSNISWYDITFIQYIIITIVAVYILSFIFALMSMFVSSIANNYIALVGIQLPIALVTFKLFLRRLIVLIVDIEVSQILLPLCYVALIFTFVTIMIIRWRREKTLDVVN
- a CDS encoding DNA cytosine methyltransferase; translated protein: MPTFIDLFAGAGGFSEGFLQAEYNGQYYDFLLASDINPTCEVTHRIRYNKQLGLSTEFLTKDITDPDYIETLCATIEKKYGDVRVDVLVGGPPCQSFSLAGERRKNDKKDDLFAYYLRVIEVIKPKYFVMENVAGILTKDKGKIKDRILSEIRNIVDYDHLQTLYGFVSESELEKSLNEDSSIELQYALEKLSIILQHQEAINSRRADYLSILKKISVDYFSESEQDFLLQSILAEKNNIENKPLSVFIDKIADRFVSAFRNNKVISEDDRNVVRQALNLIKSHRGLEAISRKLKVCINECHLNRSIYKERFDTMTDYLELEEITRIFNDAIDSLSTRASDNNTLKVLEDTRLAVEILCEDTIATVYRISKLASSKADASYINELNDLVEQIQLYRINEPIVLNASDYGVPQNRQRVVFIGCRNDQPVISSIPATVTENEKVTVEEAIGDLNYIGIGCKATEYDDIFYKKFCKTKAGSTKRTILGNKDAKGTGRYAEMKSYAEWSRQGRLNPKRFPVPAPVYTSANSAEEISNSELETIQLANHETSRHNSDVQKRYALIRKYGSFSLAKEKEPHNKLLTGTNKRNYSCLDPDKPSTTILTIGDDFTHYGANRSLTVREMARLQSFDDSFVFQGKRTTGGDRRKLETPQYTQVGNAVPPLMAHAIALEILKNIK
- a CDS encoding radical SAM protein, which translates into the protein MKKVNNFIQRKSLIYKTNVEYGDYTINHIQGCSHGCKYPCYAYMMKKRFGKIKTYEDWIKPAIVENTLELLDMEIPKFKDKITTLHLCFTTDPFMYGYDEIKALSLAVIRKLNDAGIKCSILTKGLLPIELKEYSKDNEYGITLVSLNEDYRKRIEPGAAPYKQRLSSLRALHDAGFKTWVSIEPYPTPNIIEQNLDDILEAISFTDKIIFGRTNYSKEITAFKKHKEFYNEQAEIVIKFCRERNISFHIKDGTVKP